A genomic stretch from Eubacterium sulci ATCC 35585 includes:
- a CDS encoding ABC transporter ATP-binding protein, with protein sequence MKNYFKRRYALSEQGAKNVTTASLNCTLTYFANLAPMFILMIVFDQLILGNVHATWQYICMSIATLIIMYLLLSKEYVSLYNATYKESAKLRTDIAENLADLPLAYFSKHDLSDLSQTIMVDVNSIEHALSHSIPKVVGMWIFFPIMGLMLVIGNWKLGLATIIPTLVSFIVIPLSKKKEITANSKYYKVLRENSELFQETIELQQEISSFNQSKNVKENLYKKMEESEKIHFNVEMMSMVLVAISTLFAYISVAVVILVGIELLMRGEISLLYLVLYIIAAIKVKEIFDISKEGILEMYYIEPAVRRIKEIKNAVLQNGKDVKLSNFNIEFKNVSFAYDNDTQVLKDVSFTANQGEVTALVGASGSGKTSILRLISRLYDYDGGSILIDGKDIKDISTDSLFKDVSIVFQDVTLFNTSVMENIRLGREDASNEEVRKAAELANCMDFIERLPEGFDTAIGENGAELSGGERQRLSIARAFLKDAPILILDEISASLDVDNEKKIQESLNKLIKNKTVIIISHRLKSIENVNKIVVIDNGVVETSGTHDELMNKSKVYKNLIQKTKLAEEFNY encoded by the coding sequence ATGAAAAACTATTTTAAAAGAAGATATGCCCTATCCGAGCAGGGTGCAAAAAATGTTACTACTGCATCTTTAAATTGTACACTTACTTACTTTGCAAATCTTGCACCTATGTTCATTTTAATGATAGTGTTCGATCAGCTGATTCTGGGGAATGTGCATGCTACTTGGCAATATATCTGCATGTCAATAGCTACACTGATAATAATGTATTTACTCCTATCAAAAGAGTATGTTAGCCTTTATAACGCTACATACAAGGAGTCTGCAAAGTTGAGAACAGATATCGCTGAGAATCTTGCAGACTTACCACTTGCTTACTTTTCAAAGCATGATCTATCAGATTTATCTCAAACCATCATGGTCGATGTGAATTCGATTGAACATGCCTTGAGCCATTCAATACCTAAGGTTGTCGGTATGTGGATTTTCTTTCCTATTATGGGTCTAATGCTTGTAATTGGAAACTGGAAGCTTGGACTTGCAACAATAATTCCTACACTTGTGAGCTTTATAGTAATTCCGTTGAGCAAGAAGAAAGAAATCACAGCTAACAGTAAGTACTACAAGGTTTTGAGAGAAAACTCTGAGCTGTTTCAGGAGACCATTGAGCTGCAGCAAGAAATAAGCAGCTTTAATCAATCTAAGAATGTTAAGGAAAATCTCTATAAAAAGATGGAGGAAAGTGAGAAAATTCACTTCAATGTCGAGATGATGTCGATGGTTCTTGTTGCGATATCTACACTTTTTGCATATATCAGTGTAGCAGTGGTAATACTTGTCGGAATAGAACTTCTCATGCGTGGTGAAATTTCTTTGTTATACCTCGTGCTCTACATTATAGCTGCCATAAAGGTCAAGGAAATCTTTGATATATCAAAAGAAGGTATCCTCGAAATGTACTATATTGAGCCAGCAGTAAGACGCATAAAAGAGATTAAGAATGCTGTATTGCAGAATGGTAAGGATGTTAAGCTTTCTAACTTCAACATTGAGTTTAAAAATGTATCATTTGCGTACGACAATGACACACAGGTATTAAAAGACGTGAGTTTTACAGCAAATCAGGGCGAGGTTACTGCTCTTGTAGGTGCATCTGGCTCTGGAAAAACATCCATTTTGAGATTGATATCAAGATTATACGACTACGATGGTGGAAGTATCTTGATAGATGGAAAAGACATCAAAGATATATCGACGGATTCTTTATTCAAGGATGTTTCAATTGTATTTCAGGATGTGACCTTATTTAATACAAGTGTTATGGAAAACATCAGACTTGGAAGAGAAGATGCAAGCAATGAAGAGGTAAGGAAGGCTGCCGAGCTTGCTAATTGCATGGACTTTATTGAAAGGCTTCCTGAAGGCTTTGATACTGCTATAGGTGAAAATGGCGCAGAGCTTTCTGGTGGTGAGAGGCAGAGGCTCTCGATTGCAAGGGCATTCCTCAAGGATGCACCAATACTGATTTTAGATGAGATTTCAGCTAGTCTTGATGTTGATAACGAGAAGAAGATTCAAGAGAGCCTAAACAAGCTGATTAAAAATAAGACTGTAATTATAATATCTCATAGGTTGAAATCCATAGAAAATGTTAACAAGATTGTTGTAATAGATAATGGTGTTGTTGAAACTTCAGGCACACATGATGAACTAATGAATAAATCAAAGGTATATAAAAACCTAATTCAAAAAACTAAGCTTGCAGAGGAGTTCAATTATTAG